TGAGCTTTCAATTTAAGACAGATATTTGCAGAACCATTTTTGTTCCATCGGAACATTTCATCGGTAGAAAAAAGGGTTACGGTTCAATATCGTCCCGTAGGGATGTTTGGCAAAATTTCATGCGTTTATATTTTTATAACGTTAGTAGCCAAACGTTCCTCTGGAACGAAAAAAAACGTGTCTTTATTGGGGTTACCGATGAAATGTTCCGATGGAACAAATTGTTGATGGTGATATCTTAATTATTAATGATTTGATATTTGTTTGTAGGGACTACACCATTTTCATATTAAAATCGATTATTCATTTTCCAAATATTTAAAAAATACAAAACCTATTGAAGACTAATATTTACCGTATCTCCGTCTTTAATAACTTTATTTACAATTACTTTTTTGCCCTCGGATATTGTTATTTTTAGTTTCTTATCGGTTCTTTCTACGGTAATGTCGAAATCTCGTTCGAATGCATTTATATGACGCATTTTCATTGACGACCAGGATTTAGGAAGTCGTGGCGTGAAATCAAAACTGTGCAAGGCCGTTGGACGTATTCCGAATAATCCTTCTGTAAAAATTCGGCAATACAAACCGCTTTCTGCCGAAAGGTGACGTTGATCGCCTTCAGGATATGCTTCTACAGGATAAGGAACGTGATCGCCCAATAAACGACGGTTCGAGTAATAATGTAAAAAATCTAATGCTTTGTCAGTTTCTCCGGCTGCCAATACGCCTCTTAAAGCATACAGCGTAGAGCGATCCCAAAATATTTTGTCGCCTGCAACACTGGCAAGACCATCTTTTGTCCACAATCTTGGAGAGAATAAGGCGTCAATAGTTCCGTCTTTTCGATCGTAAATTCCCATAGTAAGCGGCGTACAAATCCAGGCTCTTAAAACGTCATTTCCTTTGTAGTATTTGTAGGTTTCAAAACCTTCTATTTTAGCACCAAAATACTTTTCAATGGCAATTTTCAATTTTTCTGCTTCAGCTTTATAGGCTTTAAGTTGTGTTTGGTTTTCGCCTAAAGCTTCACCTAAATAAACAGCCGAGTTGAGCGCATCATAATATAAAGACGAAGTATTAAGATTGGCTTTTCCTGCAGGAAGACGCCCTTCGAGTTCATCAGAATCTGAAGTTACAACGCCATCAGAATTTAATTTTCTATGACAATATTCCAGACACCATTCTATCAATGGCCATAATTGTTTGGCCTCATTTACGTTTCCTCTCGAAAGTGCGTAACGCGAAGCTCCATAAGCAATCATCGCTCCGTCACCGCGATCTCCGGCTCCGGCCCAAATATCAGTTCCTTCGGCAACGATCGAACTTGGAATAGGTTTGTATTCTTTGTTCATGAATTTTGCAAATTGCAAATACGCATTTAAAGATGCCTGATTGCCATATTCATATCCTAAATAAGGGAAGAAAGGACCAATATATTCGGCTTGATCATTTGCCCAGATTGCAGCATAATAAGATTCTCCGCCGGGACCATGCATTGGACCGCCTTTGGTTTCAAAAATACTTTCGGCAGCTCTGATTTTGGCGAAAGCAAATTCGGTATTCAAAACCTCATCAGGCGTTTCTAATATAAGTTTGTCCCAGATTTCATGGATTAATTTTAGACGATTGTTTTTTTCTTCCTCAACATTTACAACAGGAACTTGTTCGTTTGCTTTAACACCAGAGTAAAAAACCGAAAAACTAATAGTTTCATTTGGCTTCAGATTAAAGCTTCCCGAATTAAAAAGATCTACATGCAAAGCATAACTGCCTTCTGTTCCTTTTGCGGAATCTGTGTTATAAACAGCATTTGATTTTGGAATTTCAATTGCGCAGGTTTTTTCAGAAATATTCTTAAGCGTATAAATTTCGCAATAACCAGCCAATGTTGTCGACGGAAAAAATTGTCTTGTTAATTCAAGTGTATTTCCTGCTTTACTTTTTACAAGTAATGTTCCGTTTAGGTTAAGCGAAATCACTTTTTCTGCCGCAATAGGTTTATAATTTACGGCTACCAAATCAAATGCGTCTTGCGCAAATTGGCGTGTTAAACTTGCGTGAGTATTATTTGGGATTGTTCTGAGCATTGGCCAAACCAAACTTCGGGTAGCATGAAAAGAACCATCTGTTCCAACACCATATCTTAGAACGCAAGAGATTTTTTTGCCGCTCATTTCGATATGATCGTCATGCGCAATGTTGTTGTTTATTTGCCAGGAAATAGAACCATCTTTATCCATTTGCCAACGGCGATCTTCTTGCGAAAATGTTTTATTTGTCATGAAGCAAAAAGCAACAAAGACAAATAGAATGTGTTTTCGTTTTTTCTGAAATGATCTCTTCATTAAATTTATTTTTTAAATGTGTTAAATAATTACCGCCAACTCTTTCTTATCCATTGTTTGTAGTGTTTGAACGTGTTGTTTTTTTTGGATAAGTTTTTATTACTAATTTACTAATTCAGTTAATATTTGAAAAATGTACTTGTTTTTTGTCCTGAAATTATCTGGACATCAACAAATGTATTAGAATTCTCGTTGTCATCTTTCTTGTGGCTGGCGGTAATTTTTTTGATCTAAGATTATTTTACCGCTATAAATTTTAAAAGTAAACCCACACAATTGATAGAGTGGGTTTGCGGAATTATCAGTTTTGTTGATCGACTATTACCATGACACTGATAATTAATTTAAAGTATAAAAGAAAATTCTAATTATAACCCGGATTCTGAACTAAACTGGTTCTGTTGGTTTCATCCCTTGGAATTGGTAATAAATAATGTTGAGGTTTGAAAATTCTGTCCTGAACTTTTGTATAAGTATAGGTTTTTGAACCGTCGCCATTTTTGGTAATAATTACGCCCATCAAAGGTTTGTTTTCGGTTTCTTCGGCAATTTTCCAACGGCGAACATCATAATAACGGAATCCTTCCAGACACAATTCAACTTGTCTTTCGTTGCGAATTTTATTTTCTAAGGCTGTTCCCGTCAAACCTGCCAACGGACCTGTTATTCCTGCACGTTGTCTGATTGCGTTTAGATATTGAATTGCTGTACCTTCATTACCAAGTTTAAATTGCGCTTCGGCATAATTCAGATAAATTTCGCCTAAGCGAGAAATAATCCAGGCTTTGTTGGTTTGTGTTTCGTTATTGTAATTGTATGTTGTATCACAATATTTGCGGAAAGTGTAACGTGTTTTACTCGCATTCCAGGTATCCCATCCTTGCGGAGAATCTAAACCGCCTTCGTAAAACTCAGCTTTATTTGAACTGCCGGCATCGTAACGATCTTGACAAAATTCTGGTTTTCCATAAGCGCGTCCATCATATACAATATTTTTGTAAAAACGCGGATCTCTGTTTACATAAGGTTTCTGAGGATTATAACCAGATGTAGGATCTGTAATGTCTTTTCCGTCAGCAGTTCCATAAGCATCAATATGACTTTGGCTTGGAGCGAAATTTGCCCAACCGTGAAAACCACTCGGAGAATTAAACATTTCTACACCATTAAAAGCACTCCATTGTGGATCTTTACTAGACAAACGAGAACAAATAATTTCTGAATTATTGGTCGTAAAAAGATCTTCATACTTTTTATCATAAAGCTGATAAATATTCAAATCGATAACAGCTTTTGCAGCATCAGACGCTTTTTTCCATTTAGCAATATCATTTGTTGTATTCCATTGCGGACTTGCGGCATAAAGTAATGCTCTTGATTTGATGGCAAGTGCAGCGCCTTTAGTGATTCTGCCAAGACTAGAAGTCGTTAAAGGCAATAACTCAGCAGATTTGTCTAATTCTGTCACAATAAAATCAACACATTGGTCATAAGTACTGCGATCAACTTTAAAATTACTGTTTAGATCAAAAGGAACTGTAATAAGTGGAACTCCTCCGTAATCGCTCGTAAGTTTAAAATAAGCGTAAGCTCTTAAGAAAATTACTTCTCCTTTTAATCTCTTGCGAGTTTCTTCGTCACCTGGAACGTTATCAATTCTAGATAAAAAGATGTTACAATTTTGAATCGTAGCATATGTAGGTTTCCAGATATCAAAATCACTTGCGTTATCTGGTGTTAATGCTCCTGAATTTACGGTCCAAATGTCATAATCATTAAAATTATTAAAAGCTTCGTCACAAGCTGTAGATAAAATCCAGCTGCGATTTGTTTTATTGTTCCAATTGTGTTGCGTGCTTGGCAAAACATTATAGAGATTGTTTGCAAAAGCTTCGGCAAGTTTCAAATCACTCCAAACCGTTGCATCTGTATAAGAATCCAAAGGAATTTTGTCTAAAGGATCTTCGCTGCAGGATATAAAAGAGGTGATTGCGATAAAAAAAGAGGCAAGGATAAACACCTTCTTTTTTATATTGATTCGGTTATTATTTATATAATTTTTCATGTCTGGATATTTTTTTTGTGGCAACATTATAATTCAATAGTTACACCCAATCTGTAGATACGGGTTTGCGGATAATTAACTCCTGTTGTATTATTTGTTTCAGGATCTAAGTTGTATTGTTTCATATGGTCGATAGAAAACAAATTTGTTCCTCCGGCGTAAACTCTCATATTCAATACTCCAAATCTCGAAAGCGCTTTATTTGGTAATACATAAGATACTTCTAATGATTTTAATCGAAAGAAAGACGCATCTCTCAGCCAAAAATCAGCCGGAATATTATTTCTATTATCAGAATCGTTGAATGCTACAGGATATTTAGAATTAGGATTATCAGCTGTATATCTGTCGTTGTACAACCATGTTGGCGGCGCTACGATTGCTCCTTGCGCTTGCGGCAATATCATTTGTTTTGCTTTTGCTTGTCCGGTCCAAAGTAAGTCGATAGAAAAACCTTTATATTCTGCTCTCATCGGAATACCGTAAGCGATTTTTGGCGTTGCCGATTGCGGAATTCTAACTTTATCATTAGACGTTATGTTACCATCGCCATCTGTATCTTTTACCCAAAGATCTCCGGGTTTTGCACCTTCAAAATGAGCCGAATTATCAACATCAGCCTGCGTACGATAAATACCATTTGTTTGGAAAACTAACCAGGAATCGATCGCTTTTCCAGTTGATTTTTGCCATTCCGGAATGTTCGCAGCTTCGTCACGAAACAGGACTTCACTTTGTGCATAAGTAAGATTAAAACCTAAACTGTATTTAAAATTATGCGTGTTATCAGCATAATTTAAAGACCAGTCAACACCTCTGTTAACCGTTTCTCCAATATTTTCTTTAGGAAGCGCCAATCCTGTATATAAAGGAACAGATGCATTTCTAGCCGTTAAAATATCAGATCTTTTGTTATTGAAATAGTCAAAAGTTGCGGTTAATTTGTTATTTAAGAATCCAAAATCAAATCCAATATTTGTAGAATATTGTACTTCCCAAGTAATATTTGGGTTAGGCGTAGACGAAAGATAGATACTATTGTTTAAGATATAATCGGAGCCAAAATAGCTGTAATTCTGCTGATTTGTAGTTAACTGATATCTTGTTAAGAAAAGATATTGGTTTGGATAAAACACGCCATTGATCCATTCTCCCAAATCATCATTACCCATTTTTCCCCAGGAAGCTCTTATTTTAAGTTGATCAATTGCTTTAATATTGTTTTTGAAAAATGGTTCTTCAGATATTTTCCAACCTGCAGAAACTGATGGAAACAATCCCCAACGAGTCGAAGACGGGAAGTTGAATGATCCGTTATAGCGGGCAGTAACTTCGGCGAAATATTTATTGTCAAAGTTGTAAGCAAGACGACCTAAGAAACTTTCTCTTCCGTCCTGATAAGCGCCGCCGGTTGCATTTTGTCCTTTAGTTCCTCCTGTAAAAATCTGATCTAATTGATCACTCAATAAATCTCTTCTGTAAGCATATGTTTCGGTTTTGTCAGTTGTAGTTTGTTCATATCCCACAAAAGCATTAAAACCATGTTTGTTGAATTTACGATCGTAAGCTAATTTTGCGAAATAAGTATTCTGATTCGTAATTTGCTCATCTTGCATAACACTGGTTATTGCCGTACTATTTTTTACGTTATTGTAACTATCATTCGTTTTGTCGTAAGAATAAGCATCCCAAGGTTTAGTAAATTTTTTCTCGCTGCGAACATTGTAGTCAAATGCAGCATATCCGCTTAGCGAAAGTCCCTCCGTAATTTTTGGTAATTTTAAGTCAAAACCTATTTTTGGATTTACGATTAAGTTCAAAACTTTGTCATAACCAGCAGCCGAAGAAGACATTAAAATAGGATTTCTACCATTTGCAATTCCCGAAGATGGAAGGCCGTTTTTCCAATACGCCGGAATAAAAGGATACATACTAACGGTTTCATGCATAATACTTCCAATGCTTACCGCAGGATATGTTCTGTCTTCTCGACGAGTTGAAATATCAAGATTAACCTTTAAATTTTTAGAGATATTAACATCAATATTCGACCTTAAGTTAAACTGTCTGTATCTTTCGTCGCTATTTCTAAGATTACTTTCCTGATTCAAATATTGGCCTGAAAAGAAGTACTTAACCTGATCGTTACCGCCATTTACAGAAAGAGAAACATTAGACTGAGGCGCATCTTTTCTATACACTTCTTTAAGCCAGTTTGTACTGGTATAATTTGGGTCATTTCCTGCTTTGTACTTATCGATTTCCGCGGGAGTATAAGGAAGTGTAGTTCCTTTATGTGCATTCAGTTCGTTATAATACGTCATATATTGCCACGAATTAACCCTTTCGTCCATTCTCGTTAATTGCTGAATTCCATACGAGCCATCGATTTTGATTGTTGGAGCTCCAACTTTACCTCTTTTGGTTGTAACCAAAATAACTCCGTTTGCAGATCGAACTCCATAAATTGCAGCCGATGCATCTTTCAAAACCGTAACCGATTCGATATCATCAGGATTAATTCTGTTCAAATCCCGATCCGGAATACCATCTACAACTACAAGTGGACTTGTACCGCCTCCAAACGAGTTAAATCCTCTAATCAAAAGGCTTGAGCTGTCATCGCCAGGTCTTCCGGAACGGTTATTGGCAATTACTCCAGACATACGTCCGGCAATTGCGTTTGAAACGTTTGCAGAAGCATTTGTTGTTAATACAGTACCTTTTACAGATGCAATTGCACCCGTTGTAGAACCTTTTTTCTGAGTCCCGTATCCTACAACAACAACCTCATTTAAAGTTTGGTTTTGTTCTTCAAGTTGAATATTCGAAGCATTAGAAGCCAAAACTTCCTTCGTTACAAAACCCGTAAACGAAATAACAAGAATGGTATTGGAGTCTGGAACATCAATGACGAAATTACCATCAAAATCAGTAGAAACACCAATTTGAGTTCCTTTAATAACAATGTTCACTCCCGGAAGTGGCTCACCTTTAGGACCTGTTACTTTTCCTTTAATTGTTTTTTGCTCTTTGAATGAGATGATTGATTTTTTTGTCAATTCAGAAAGAGACGAATTTTTAGCTGTTACATTGCTCTTAGTGAGTTTGGAGTTATTAAACTTCAGGAAAAATTTAGTCTCTTTAGTTTCTGTCGCAGCAGAAACTTGTAATGTCATGGCTAATAAAAATCCGGAGGTTAGTTTGGTAACCTTCCAGATTTCTGCAGAAAGCCAATCGGTTGTTGGTTTGTCTTTGGTTAGTAATTTCATGATTTTCTAATAATGGTTTTTGGTTAGTAATGAATTCTCTAATTTGTCAGATTTGTTCCGTTTCTTTTTTTCAGAACCAAACAAGATGCGTGGAGTACTTGCAGATCGTTTGCGAAAAAGAGACAAATGTGAGATCCAAAAGTATATATGTTTCAATATCTGTCTATACCAGTACCTACCAGTTTTTTTGAGATATGTTTAAAAAACAAGTATTAAATAAAAGAATATGAAAAATAAAGTGGATAATATATGAATATAATCTACAAAATAGAGAAAAGGACATATTGGTAGAATTTTCTGATTTTTTATAATAGCAGAACATGATTCTATCGCTACTAAGAGAGAAGAAAGGATGAGATTTTTACTTCGGAAAAAAGCAAAAAGTGTTAAAATCACATTATTTGAAAAACTCCCGAAAATAATGCTCTTTTGTGAGTTTTATGATTTGGGAAATTTACTATTGTAAAACACTCTTTTTTTCTTCGCTGATTATAAAATCATGAGTCGTTGAATTTTTCCTTTAATACTTAAAATTCTCTTTTCAATTATCAAAAGTGGATAATATAGTATCAGAATAAAATTTCTTAAAAATTGAGTATTGTTTCAGAAAAAAAAGCTTTTTGCAATGCTCGAAAATAAACTGGTAGGTACAGGTATGAATGAAGGTTCTGTTGTTATATTTTTGAATTTCAATTTTTCTTAAATTAATAAAATAAAGAAAGAATAGAGCATGCTACATTATGAATTCAATAATATAATTGGTTAGATTTAAGTAAAATAATATTGAAGCTCATTTTTGTAAATTGATTTTTAATGCCGTTTAAGAGCTGTTTTAGGTATAAAATTTAGTGTTGTTT
This genomic window from Flavobacterium sp. 9 contains:
- a CDS encoding RagB/SusD family nutrient uptake outer membrane protein, with product MKNYINNNRINIKKKVFILASFFIAITSFISCSEDPLDKIPLDSYTDATVWSDLKLAEAFANNLYNVLPSTQHNWNNKTNRSWILSTACDEAFNNFNDYDIWTVNSGALTPDNASDFDIWKPTYATIQNCNIFLSRIDNVPGDEETRKRLKGEVIFLRAYAYFKLTSDYGGVPLITVPFDLNSNFKVDRSTYDQCVDFIVTELDKSAELLPLTTSSLGRITKGAALAIKSRALLYAASPQWNTTNDIAKWKKASDAAKAVIDLNIYQLYDKKYEDLFTTNNSEIICSRLSSKDPQWSAFNGVEMFNSPSGFHGWANFAPSQSHIDAYGTADGKDITDPTSGYNPQKPYVNRDPRFYKNIVYDGRAYGKPEFCQDRYDAGSSNKAEFYEGGLDSPQGWDTWNASKTRYTFRKYCDTTYNYNNETQTNKAWIISRLGEIYLNYAEAQFKLGNEGTAIQYLNAIRQRAGITGPLAGLTGTALENKIRNERQVELCLEGFRYYDVRRWKIAEETENKPLMGVIITKNGDGSKTYTYTKVQDRIFKPQHYLLPIPRDETNRTSLVQNPGYN
- a CDS encoding TonB-dependent receptor; this encodes MKLLTKDKPTTDWLSAEIWKVTKLTSGFLLAMTLQVSAATETKETKFFLKFNNSKLTKSNVTAKNSSLSELTKKSIISFKEQKTIKGKVTGPKGEPLPGVNIVIKGTQIGVSTDFDGNFVIDVPDSNTILVISFTGFVTKEVLASNASNIQLEEQNQTLNEVVVVGYGTQKKGSTTGAIASVKGTVLTTNASANVSNAIAGRMSGVIANNRSGRPGDDSSSLLIRGFNSFGGGTSPLVVVDGIPDRDLNRINPDDIESVTVLKDASAAIYGVRSANGVILVTTKRGKVGAPTIKIDGSYGIQQLTRMDERVNSWQYMTYYNELNAHKGTTLPYTPAEIDKYKAGNDPNYTSTNWLKEVYRKDAPQSNVSLSVNGGNDQVKYFFSGQYLNQESNLRNSDERYRQFNLRSNIDVNISKNLKVNLDISTRREDRTYPAVSIGSIMHETVSMYPFIPAYWKNGLPSSGIANGRNPILMSSSAAGYDKVLNLIVNPKIGFDLKLPKITEGLSLSGYAAFDYNVRSEKKFTKPWDAYSYDKTNDSYNNVKNSTAITSVMQDEQITNQNTYFAKLAYDRKFNKHGFNAFVGYEQTTTDKTETYAYRRDLLSDQLDQIFTGGTKGQNATGGAYQDGRESFLGRLAYNFDNKYFAEVTARYNGSFNFPSSTRWGLFPSVSAGWKISEEPFFKNNIKAIDQLKIRASWGKMGNDDLGEWINGVFYPNQYLFLTRYQLTTNQQNYSYFGSDYILNNSIYLSSTPNPNITWEVQYSTNIGFDFGFLNNKLTATFDYFNNKRSDILTARNASVPLYTGLALPKENIGETVNRGVDWSLNYADNTHNFKYSLGFNLTYAQSEVLFRDEAANIPEWQKSTGKAIDSWLVFQTNGIYRTQADVDNSAHFEGAKPGDLWVKDTDGDGNITSNDKVRIPQSATPKIAYGIPMRAEYKGFSIDLLWTGQAKAKQMILPQAQGAIVAPPTWLYNDRYTADNPNSKYPVAFNDSDNRNNIPADFWLRDASFFRLKSLEVSYVLPNKALSRFGVLNMRVYAGGTNLFSIDHMKQYNLDPETNNTTGVNYPQTRIYRLGVTIEL